From the Brienomyrus brachyistius isolate T26 chromosome 23, BBRACH_0.4, whole genome shotgun sequence genome, the window TACTAGGATCTTGTGAGTGTGTCGCCTGTGTACCCTATCCTACATGTCCCTATCCTCCACAGCCCTTCTCTGAGATCGCCCAGCTGACTGATGTCCAGGAAGGCACGGTAGTGCGCTGCATCCAGCAGCTGAACGAGGTTCTCAGGGAGGTGCGGCAGGCTGCCCGGATCGTGGGGGACTCAGTCCTGGGCAGCAAGATGGAGAAGGCTTCCCTGGCCATCCGCCGGGACATCGTATTCACGGCGTCActgtacacacactgatacgAGGATGGGTGTGAGAGAGCGAGAGTGTACAAGAAACAGGACCCTGTGAGGCATAAACACTTAACATGTAAAATGGAGGACAGGAAGGCTCAAGTTTGTAAACTATTGTGTAGTAATAAAATCTGCTGCATTTgttctgattctgatttttTTGGTACTATCAATTTCTTGTCATTATCcagttccatttttttttttgctcttgttACCAGTAAACTTGACCATATTAATTTAGTAAAAGTGCCTCACCGTTAGCCATGAACCACAGTAAAGACCATAAGATACTACATGACATGCTAGAATTTTGCCTAATGGCGAAATCTTTGAAGCCGCTCCATGTACATTTCTCGTAGTTTGTATAACGATAAAAGTAAACCTGCAGCCAAATGTAACGTCTCTTAATtgcttaattaaattaaacggaCGAAATCATTTCCTGGAGATGCGTGGACAGTGCGGAGGAGTACTGCAAGACAAGACAGTGAAGTTTGACAATAAGTAATCGAAAGGTCATTCAATTCAATTGCTTTGGGTTATATATGAAACGCACAGTGTATGAACAGGAGGCAAAGAGTTAACCGCGGGGTGAGACGCTATTAATGCTGGGTTTGGCGGTGCCGCGCGCTTATGCGCGAACGCGTCTCTCTCCGGGTCAGGCGGCGGATTCCCCGAGTTCGCGCGGTCCCGCACCTGCGGGCCACCATGTTACCGACCGCGGGCGTGTGACAACCGACCAACCGGCCGGCCGGCGAACCGGGGCTCAGCTTGGACGCCCCCGAGCTGCGCGCTGAAGTCCCTAAAATCCTTGCTCTCTTTATCTTAGGCTGTCTCTTTAAGACAGCGATACCATGTCTGACTAATTCAATGTAACTGTAGCCCGGTGCGTTTTGCACTGATAAAGCCTATTTATCGCCTTTTTGGCTGATTGTTAGAGCGATAAAACGAGCGACGGGGGGATCTAAACAGCGCTCAGCAGATTGTTCTTATACGGAGGATATTACAATTAATATAAGTTTTCGTCTGAAGACAGTTTTGAATGCTTGTGTTTAATGATGTTATGAAATATCCTGGGAAAAAGTAACTGTTTATATTTTAAGGAAAACGGGGGCTGGGGGAAAACAATCATAATCTCCGACAGCGCACTGAAATATATCATAATTGAATAAGAGGGCTTATTCGTGACAGGGGCAGACTGAACAAAAGGTTGCTAGCGATTTCTTGATCAAGAGATGTCGTCGGAAAAACACGGTAGGATTCATTTTCTCCATATTTCGTTCCTCATTTTATAGCCTATGTTTGCCTACTAATTAAGGTTTGTTTCCTTATGTGTTATTGACTGTAATTTGGTTATGCGGAACGCGTCCTATAAATTGattgcccgtgtgtgtgtgtgtatatatatataatgtgtgtgtgtgtgtgtgcagcacacGTCACCGATGCTGTTACAATGCGACGAACAATATCTCTCCATCTCCCCCCATTTTGCGGCTTTTCCATCTTTACGCACGCATCGTTTTGTCTCAAcgtatatttttaaattataattattattttgtctgtctctcttctcGCTTCTGTGGATTCACCGTTCGTCCCCCTGTGTCTGCGTTGAAACCCGCCTGTGTTGGTGCTTGTTACTTAAGTGTAAAATGTGgtgttttttatttgtcgttCTTGTCTCCTTTCTCCCGTGCACACCTTGTGTCTAGGAGGGTACCAAGGTAAGGTGCAGTGCCACGGCGTTTGCCTTACGTAAAAGCTCAAAGAAACGACCGAGTCCTAAAATGTGTACAGGTCACGCAGAAGCACACTGGACTGAAGCAGCATCCTCCGACAAATTAACCTTACTTGTTTTTGTAATTAGATGCTTTAATGCGGCCCGTGGCAACTTAAATAGCAACCAACTATTTTTAAGTAATCTGGGTTagctattttttaaatgtacaacACTATACCCCTcctggaattcaaccagcagaaACCAGTTTCCTAACCACAGCACTACCAGATATATCGCACACTTGGCTCATAACGGTCTTACAAAGGGCATAAAAAAATTACTAATTACAGGCCCAGCGCATTCCAAATTCCCTTGCACGCTTCTATTAACCCCCAAACTTTAATATCTTTAACAGCGCATATTGCTTGTGTGTCTTAGCATAACGTGCATAATGAgacataacaataaaaataacagaaacAAAGACGAATTAAGATGGGCATAGTGATTAGTAAAATAGGCTGATATTTTCGCAGCGAGTCAGTAAAATATGTTCGGTAGTTTTATTCGGTCTGTAAATTTTTAAACACCACATTATGCGCTGGAATTTAAATCTGTAAATATGAATGTATGAGAAAATGGAGCACAACTTGCTCACTAAGCATTTCTTAACATGTGGTGCTGCTTCGGCCACGCAGATTAAGGCCTTTATTAAACCGTGTCTGGGTTTGGAAATTTAGGGGCGATGTCTGTCTGATAGCCGACATTCTACACTGCTGTCCTGCTTCAGAAAAGGTTCTCCTACAGGTCGTTTCACCTTTCCTTTAGATGTGGCGAACGGTCTTACCCCGGTGGACTCGGCAGTTATATAATGCGCTTCCCCAAGCATAAAATCTCTCCTTGTGTCTTTCTCTCTCCGTGATCACGTTCACTGTCGGCCAGCTGAGCGCGTTTAAACTCCGTTAACCGCCTTTGTCCTGCTGTGATGGCTCAGATGTTCATGCATAAATTTGCTTTAGCGTTCTTGACAGCTTGTCTTTAAGTTTTGCGCAAGTATATGGCGCTCCTCGTGTTCTGCTTCATTAATGCCCCGTTTTGTCTAGTCAGGCTATCTGAGTAGAATATTCATTTAACTGTCTTGGTAAAATTTCTCATTTGAAAAGGGGGTTCATGCACCTGCTAAATAGATTTTCTCAAAAGGCTGTTGAATTTCTCCATCTCCTTCACAATTAATGTCCTTCTCATTCTTTCTCATTCCAACCATCCCAGGTCTTGACGAGGCAGGACGTCAGGCGATGTCTCAGCCAATGACTCAGATACTGCCCCCACCTTATCACCCCTCCCAAGATCCCGCTatgcctccccacccccctccacctGCCTGCGGCCCTCAACCCaactaccccccacccccaccgccgCCTGCCTCCGAGGGTTACGTCCAGGAAACCCAGTTTCACTGTGGCACGCTTGGTGCCCCTGGGGCGTCACAGGGCTACACCGTTCagacacagggagcaggaggggtggTTCCCCAACCCCCAGCAGGGTACCTTCATCCTGGATACCCCCTTCAATTACAACCCTGCACCGCTTACGTTCCTGTTTACCCCATAGGGACATCGGTGAGTGGCACCATCCTTACAGTTTTGTAATTCCCAAAATACTCAATTTCTGCATTAAGTATAAATAAACTAGTAGCATTTGAGAAGGAAAAAAGTATATTTGCTGATTAATCTCTTATTTCAGAGGCATTTCAAAATGCATGTGGTCAATGAATTTTCACTTAGCGGAGTCAGAATATGTGGTAAGATAATCAATCTTGAAACTGCTCCCCGAACTGCTCTCCAAGTTCCTCAGAGTTGCACTGCCTCTGGGAGTTCCATTCACTGATTGTTTTTATTAATGGAAATTCAGCCAGTGCTAAATTCAATATCCTCACTGTAATAATTTGCTTGCACAAGACCTCTGGTGTTACTGTATAACTATCGATTGCACTGCATGGTTTAATAACATTAGCTGGGATAAATGGATGCTTAAGGAGAACAACAGATACTACGACCCAAAAaaaagtctgtgtgtgtatcagaGAATTGTGTTGACCAGTGTGCCTCCTGTACAGGGACAGCCCTACATACAGGGGGGCAGCACCCATCCAGGGGTTGCCCCAGGGCAGATGGCCATGCAGATGCCCCCCGGGATTGCGCTGATGGAGCCCCGGCGGGCCCCTCACGATTACCTGCCCATTGCTGTCCTGACCACGGTCTGCTGCTTCTGGCCCACTGGCATCATCGCCATCATCAAGGCGGTGCAGGTGGGTGTGGCCCCCTTTGCGTGCGTCTGACTCAGGAGCCCTTTGCGGCCTTCATTTTCAACCATTCCAGCGTGGTGTTCAAgaattgttaaaaaaatattGCACACCTGGTACAACTAATTAACTAATTTATGCGTGAAATACTTGGAGGATAATCAGTTACTGCTTAGCTTATAGTGTCTCTTTGCTGGTCTCTCGCTCTCCTCCCAGGTGCGCACAGCAGTCGCCCGGGGTGACATGGTTACTGCGGAGATCGCGTCTCGCGAGGCGCGGAACTTCTCCTTCATCAGTCTGGCGGTGGGCATCGCTTCCATGGTCCTGTGCACCATCCTGACGGTCGTGGTTATCATCGCCTCGCAGCATCATGACGATGACTGGGAGCCGTAGGCGTGGGgagagacatgggggggggggggtactgattGATTTGCTAACCGACTGACTGAAGCCAGTCACAGACTGAGCTGCTAATTCAGACGTGAGCTCATTAGCGGACAGGACGCCCCTAGTGACCCCGTCTTAGTCCCCACCCCCCCTACATTTacactccacccccaccctgggATCGCAGAGACATCGCTATACAGAGGTTTACAATCCTAGTATTTCCGTAATTGCCAAATACGTCATGATGCATAACTCATCTATAGTGTACTATCATATTTACGTTATATATAGAGGTATTATAATATTGAAAACCGTGTGTTTTCTGCTTGTTACATTCTTAATTTATTAGCTGCATAAACGCCACTGGTTGAACATGTGTTGATTTACTTTGAAGACGTGCCATATTCCTTTTATATTTTGAATTATTCTTATTGGAATCATTAAATTACACAAACGGCACAAGTAGTCCTAAATACTGCTTGGGTTGGTGATCCTATTCCTAAATGGTTAAATGCTAGGTTATTACTGATTAGATTGTGATGTTTTAACCAGATGTTCAGCTGAGGTTATAAGCGTACAGTGATTTGTTGCCAAAATGCAATGCTTAAGCCTTGTGTGGCAAAAACCCTGATGACCATGGTTTCACCCAACTGGGGAAAAGTCATCCAGTCtgcctggccagcagggggtgctgtggcCCATGACCTCTAGGTCAGGGCGATGAGCTGGAGTTGATAGGGCTACCAGAAGGGATGCAATGTCAAACGAAGATGGCAGGTTCTGAATCTGTTACTATCTGAAATTGCCAAACGTAGAAATTGCTGCTAGTAGTCCCCTTTTGGCAATAGGCTGATCAGGTGATACATGCAGACATGTGACAAATGACTGACCAACCAGTCTTACACGTATATGTTTCTTGCATTTAGTCATAAGAGCTGCATCAGATTAGCTCTTGCAATTAAATACCAAGAGTTTAAGGGCCTTGCGTATGTTTGGACAGTGAAGAGTCTTGTAAGTTAGTGTTACTGTCAAATACTGTATTTATGGCAAGATCCTCCTGGTCTCCTTCCCCTTAGACGATCATTTAGAAGGAGAGAAAAGCTTATGTAGTGAATAAAATAGTGAATAATAAAATCACAGATGACTTGACTGATTGCTGTTATTGATGAGCATGACAGCATTCCATTTGTTATACAGAGCCAAGTAATAATCAAAACACACAAACTCTGACTGATGACAGATACGCGTTTAGCTGGAAACACAGAGCTGCTCTAGGTGGGCAACAAACCTGATAAACTGAATACATGCTGCCGTCCCACACAGTGATATCGTCACGGAGTGTTACTGCGAGAAGTTGCTTGCACATGTTATGGCAGCAGACCTCTGAAATATGTACTAGTGAAGTGTGTGAAAATGCTGGCGTTGCTATGGGCCCTCGGTAACAGCAGCAGATTGTCTCAGACTGTGGGTTTTTGTGGGCCGTTCAGAATCTAACCCTAAATTCAATCATTTTGGCTCGCTGGGTTCCATCTGTGTCCAAGTCCAGACTCTTCTGGTCATTTTTTAACCATCCGTAATTGCTCTGATCCCATTATCGGTTATCCTAtgtctttttattatttatacagTGAAACTGCCTCTGTTTCAGAGCCAAAATGGCTGCCGTGCCTCTATCTTTTGACTAGAGCAACAGTGTTGAGTGAAATGATTATGTTGAGAAactaaagaggaaaaaaaattcttgtactttttttttttaattctctgtTATCCAAATGTTATGCTTGGCCTCTAGCAAGATATTCAGTTAATCGCCTAACCCTTCCCCAGTTTCTAGTAttgaatttttcttttttgttgttACGGTAAGAGTGCCACTTATAACCTGGTAAAATTTAAGACCAATGCTATTTTTTAACTATGTTATAGTTATTACAAAAGCTTTGCTTTGTGCCAGTTATGTGAATGATTGCGATGACACAATTTAGTGTGGCAGATTTtatctcattattattattattattattattgtcattattattctcgTGCATGTTACTTGTTTGGGTT encodes:
- the prrt1 gene encoding proline-rich transmembrane protein 1 — translated: MSSEKHGLDEAGRQAMSQPMTQILPPPYHPSQDPAMPPHPPPPACGPQPNYPPPPPPPASEGYVQETQFHCGTLGAPGASQGYTVQTQGAGGVVPQPPAGYLHPGYPLQLQPCTAYVPVYPIGTSGQPYIQGGSTHPGVAPGQMAMQMPPGIALMEPRRAPHDYLPIAVLTTVCCFWPTGIIAIIKAVQVRTAVARGDMVTAEIASREARNFSFISLAVGIASMVLCTILTVVVIIASQHHDDDWEP